The window GTTTTCGCGTGACGCGAAAATGCGAGTTCCTCGCAATGATGACACGGCAAGCGAGACGCCGAAATCGGAATCAACTGCGGACGCCGACGCACCATTCGCAGCGTGGAAAAGCGATGACGTGTGGCCGCACCCAGTTAGCGGTCTGGGTGCCTGGACGAACGAGAGTGATCTGCTGACCTGGGGCCAGAACCAACTCCGTCAAGAAATTGGCGTGACGATTCCCAAATCCTCCTTGGTGTTTCGTAGCTTGCTGATTTATTTAGTGATTTTGATCCCCCTGAATTACACCGTCTTTCGATTGCTCGGTCAGCTCGAATGGGCGTGGCTGGCAGTCGTGCCGTTGTCAATCGCCGGCGCGTTTTGGGTGGCCCACGCCGCCCAACTCGATGTTGGATTCGCACGGAGTCGCAATGAAGTGGCCATGCTCGAATTGCCCGTGAATTACTCTCGGGGTCACCTCACGCGAGTGGTTGGACTCTACAACTCGCTGGCGAGCCGTTACCGCATCGATTTCAACAGCCCTGATGCTGCGATCGAAGTCATTCGGAGGCGAGGCCAGGACGAACAGGACGCGAGTTTGTTTGGCACGGTCGATGCTGATTTCGAACTCGGCTTCGAAGCCGGGCCCTCCATGAATAACATCGGCGTGGGTAGCAACTCGTATGGCGTTGTGCATGCGGAGCAAATCATCGACGTCGCCGGCCCTGTACACCTGCAAACCACTGCGCAGGACGCCCCCCGCCGCTCCATCGACGGAGCATCCATCGTGAATGATTCCTCGCTAGAGCTACTCGATGCTTTCGTGATCGAACGTGACGCAGCGGGGGAGGCGAGGATGGCGACTTTGGGCACGATCGGCAGCGGTGCCCGAAAATCGATTCGCATGCAAGCGGTCGGGAGGGTGGTGGTGCCAAGGGACCTCCCCATGGGCATGACTGACGCGATGAACCAACTACTCGCTCACGACGCAATCCCTCCGGGATCGGCGCGACTGGTGGCACGCCTCGACCAAGCGATCGGCGGAATGAAGATCTCTCCTGATTGCAAACAGGTGCGAGCGCAAACACTCGTGCTCGCCCATCTCGCTCACCCTCAGCGTGCTCCTGCAATGAGCGACGAAAATCTAGTCGGCGATGCACTGCCGTAGCTGCTCGGAGCAATCCCACGGATTCTGCCCTCCCCAGGCAGTTGTGATGGAAATAGTTGCTGGCCCTGCGATACCTTCGTTCGCGGTAGGGGTTTGTTCTTTAGCAGCACAAACAACTCACTCCGCGTTGGGAGATGGAATAAATGCATCATACGGCACATCAAGACGCTTCAATTGCTAAACCACAGTCGTCGCCGCCCCGGCAACGCGACACGCTGTCGGATACAGGGGTCATGCGCATCCTTGGCGAGTATCCTCCCCCGCATGAAAAGGCGGCACATGAAGAACTGCCGGCGATGCGGCAATGTCCACTCTGCTCACGCAATGTTCCCGAGGCCTCAACCGTCTGCAAACATTGCCAATGTTACGTTGGTCCGTCACCCGACTACCTGACTTCGCTGAACGGGTCAACGCACAAGCAGCGGCCCCAGCCATGATGTTGAATTCGCATTCTCAGGAGCGTAGCTACCCGCTTGTCGCGGTAGCTTGGAGGTCCTGTTGCATGGCTCGAGCAACGCTGTCGACGAAGCGTCGTTGGTAGTAGCGAATCACGGGCGTTCCAATTCCGGCCGCAATGCTGCTCGCACGTGAGAACGAGCGAATTGAAAATCGAACCTTTTCAGTGTTCGGATCGAATGCCACGGTGAACCGTTCCTCGCCAATCATGATGTGCCGCCCCAGCGTGCCCACAGCGAATGAGAAACAGTGACCACCGTCCGTCTTGGTGGGGGACCTCACATCCACGACGCGGCAGCAATTGAGCGTCCACACTCGCATCACACGCGCGACGATGGCGGTGTCTTGGCCAACGAACAGTGGCCCGTCGCGAAACAGCGAAACCCATGGAAGTTGCAGACAGCGACCTTGCTGCAAATTTTCACACGCAGCGGCAAAGCACGCCTCTCCACGCCCCAGATCGACAGCGTGTTCGTTGTGAAAATAATTCGCCGGCATCGCACCCCAGGTTTCACCGACCTCTTGATACGACAGCGCGTCATTACTCTGATTGCGTGTGCATCTCAGCAGCTCAAGTTCGGTGGGTCGTCGCAGTGTGATCATGCCTTCGCATGTCCCGCAGCTTCTCCGGCGAGAGCCCTGGCAATGGCGGCATCAACCGACATTGCATCGATCTGAAAACGCTCGGCGGAAGAATCCGTTACGATCGTCGGATTGGCCAGTCCCGTCACCATGTCCGAACCGATGCGAGCAGTTTCGGGGGTCACCAGCGACAGCCACAATCCAGATAGCCAGGGAGTTAAAAACGGAACCGGAATGAAGACGCGTCGCAGGCCATTTTGTTGGGAATACTCAGCCAATATCTCACGGTAGGTTGTCGTGTCGGGGGTGCCGATTTCGACAATCTCCGATGCGGACAGTTCAATATCCGCTGCGGCCATCAGGTAGCGCACCAAGTCGGCAGTACCGATAGGTTGGGTCTGCGTGGAGAGCCATTGAGGACAGATCATTACTGGCAGACGGTGACAAAGATTCTTAACCATTTCGAAAGAGAGACTTCCCGCCCCAATCACCATCGCCGCGCGAAACTCAATCGTAGGAACGCGACCCTGCCGCAGAATTCGTCCGACCTCTTGGCGACTGCGCAAATGCTCCGACAGCCCATCAGCCTCCCGACCGAGGCCCCCAAGATAAATTAGCCGATCGAGTCCGGCCTCAGCGGCTGCATCACGAAAATGACCGGCCGCCCTGCGATCTCGCTGAGCAAAATCACCGTCACCCGACATCGAGTGCACCAGATAGTACGCTAGATCGCACCCCTCCATGGCCCGTCTCAACGAATCAGGCTGCAGCACGTCAGCTTCGATCACCGAAATCCGTTCGTCCTCCCTAAATTCGCTCTTCGTGCGATCGCGCGTCATGCAACGAACATAGAAACCGGCCTCGAGGAGCCGCGGCAATAACGCACCGCCCACGTGTCCAGTCGCGCCAGTCAGCAGAACATGACGTCGCTCGTCAAACATAATTGAGTCCATCGTGTACTAACCGCATAGTGTTCCCATACATAACTCGCGCACGTCCTGCAAAGCCGGCTTAATCCCTCGGACTACGCGACGAATCGCCCTGACTACTGATCACCGCAGCAACGGCTTCTTTAGGAATAATTTAAATGATGCCTCGCTCAATACCTTCATCGCTACATAGGAAATCGGGAAATCATGGCTCATCCAGCGAAAGCGTACTCTGTTTGATGGAGCGAGTAGAGCGTGAGCTCAAAATACTCACGGTCGCGGATACCGTAGGATTGCCTTTGGACAGTCTTGATTTTGTTGCTGGTGCCCTCCATCGGTCCGGATGATATCCGGTGCGCAAAATAGTTCATCAGTCCCTCTTCATGCCGCATCAACGTCTTGGCCATTGTTTTGCGGAGGGGCCAGTCCGGTCGCTATCGCTCGCTCACACCAAGACCGCAGGAACAACTGGGCCGGCCAGCGAAACGTATACCTCCAAAACATTCGCAGCTCCTCCTTGAGATAATACGCCGTGGCTAGCGGCTCATTGAGTTCCAAGGCCGCGGCCAGGTGTGCTTCCTCGTTGCGATCTGCACGTAGGTTCTCGGGATTCTTCAGCAGCAGCCATCGACTCCCCTTGAGCACCGACTTTTCAGCGGCGGTCGCTTTCTGGAAGAGTTGCCGACGGAACGTCGTCAACTTTTCGTTCATTAATTTCACGACATGGAAGCGGTCAAACACGATATCGGCGTTAGGAAGGTTCCCACGCACCGCAAGGATGTAGGCGCTGGACATGTCCATCGCAACCGCTTCGATGCGATGCCGCCGACGGCCCAGTCGTTTCCAAAAAGGTACCAGCGAATCGGCCGATTTGCCTTCTCCCACGAAGATAATCGCACCGCTGTCCAGGTCCATCACCAGCGTCACGTAGCGGTGACCTTTGCCAATGCAGATCTCATCGATGGCGATTCGCCGTACGTCTTTCAGGGAAGGATTGGCAAATCGCCGCTGGAGGTCCGTCTTTTTGATTTCTTTGATCACATCCCAGGTAACGCCAAGCAGATCAGCAACGTCCTTTCTCGTCATGCTTCGAGTTAACTGCAAAGCGTATTTCCCCCAGCCCTTGGTGTAGCTTCGGCGGGCGGCGGCAAATTCAATTTGGATTTGGCGAACGGCCCCGCAATCATTGCACTGCACGCGAGGCGAGGAGGCGACGACTACGGTCCGTTTTAGGCCGATCGGAGAAGCTCGAAATTCTCGTTGCCTGAGCTCTCGACGGATCACGTTCCGGCTATCGCACGATGGACAGTAAATCGCCTTTTCGCTTGGCTGGACATAAAATCGTGTGACGCCTTTGGAGAACTCAATCCGCGTCTGCTGGAAGCCACGGATGCCAAAGGACTGATACAACAAGGTGGTGGACATGTGCATTTTTCAAAGAAGACGTGAGAAATCTCCTCGAAAGATCGCATGTCCACGCTTTTTCTTCCATACACCACATTCTCGATCGCCCCCAGCCTCGCGCACCCGTCAGTTGGATGAGCCTACTTTCTCGACATCCTTGTCACGTTGGGAGTTCGCTGCCATCCCTTCAAAATGCACTGTTCGTGGCTATTCCTTCGCCCAGTTGAACTTTTGCTTAAGGCCATTTAGATGTTGATAGCCGATGATTTTTTCATGCTGCAATCGTCCCACCAGAATCCCCGGAGCAATCCTAAGTTCTTCCGCCAACGCCAGCACGGCACTAATGGACTTGGTTGTTTTTAGAGCAGCGTCGAACTCACGCGGAATGAGAAGCTCGCGAGCGAATTTATTGGCGGCAGCCTCTCGCGGGTCATCTGAGTACCTCACATCAATGTAAGTTTGCTTCTTACTGTCACTAAGAATATGCCCGGCTTCGTGAAACAACGTGAACCAGAAAATGTCATTCATTTTGCCTCGAAGATTGACCGCAATCATCGCTTTGTGCGGGGATAGCCATCGTGCCGCTCCGTTGATTTTCCCACCCTTGATTTCCGGCACCAAGCACAAGGCAACACCTGATGCTGCGAATGCTTCCTTCATCTTGGGAATAAAAACGCCTGGTGCTTCCATTGTCAGCTCACGAATCTCGGAAACAGCCGCTGCAAATGCTCGTCTATTGAAGTGTTGGGCTTCGATCGATTCGGACTCTTTTTCGGCGATCCTAAGCCAAGTTGCCAGCCGGCAGTCCAGACACGACGCATCTTGTGACTTCCGAAAAGAAAACTGACCTTCGCACCAACCGTCCCTCCATGCTCCAACAGTTGCCACCCGAAAGAAGCTCAGCGTTTGTTCGAGAAGAGAGATCTTGTCCTGCGTAGCTTCGAGGTACCCGCGTTTGACTAGTTCGTTGGTGGGAACCAGCTTCAGCCACTCAATATCTTTCGCAAGCTCTTCGCGAGCTTGAAGGCGAGCCAACTGCTCTTGATACTCCGCTTCCAAGTTGTTCCAGATTCTGGCGGGAACGTTGGTTACACGTTCCAGCAGCATTGCCGTTTGCTGCGTTAACGGGGCCTTGCCCTTGATGATTTGATTGAGGGTCTTGGTCGCCAGGCCTGTTCGCTCGGCGAGTTCTCGTTGGTCAATCCCCAGTTCGTCGATCGTTTCCCGGAGCGTTGCTCCAGGTGGGACGGCAAAGTCCGGTTCGTAGCGGTATCGTTTTGCGTTGGTTGCCATCGGTGCTGCCGTTTTTTATGCGTTGTGTATATTTAGGGTCGTTTCGCTCCATCGCGGCTCAGTGGTAATCCTTGATTGCCTGAATCACTACCGCCGTGACCTCCTCCAGAATCAGCCCTCCGTCTTTCTTGCGGGGAAGTGGGTCGTGATCCGGTGAGAAAATCAGGCGATATGGATGTGCGAGATCCACGGCAAACTTCCCTTTCAGGTTTCCGGTTAGGGCGTGACAACGTGCTCCTGGGACGAGGAGCAAGTCAGCAAGCGTCTCGGCAGCTTGCATTTGCCCTAGTCGCATCTGCAACTTCAGAGCCATGGGCTTGCCGAACTTCGCCTGTGACTCCGTCGCGGACGAGCAAATTTTGCAAAGTTTCTTGTTGGTAAATTCGATCTGCAACGGAGATGTCCTTGAGAAATAGTTTACCGAACTGGTAAACAAAAAGCAATAACACAAAGCATAGCGAAAGTGTAGCCAAGTGGCAAAACGGGGCATCGGGGTTGACTTTTCGGTTAAATCAGCCGGCAATCAAGACGGTCACTCGGTAAGGTGCAGCAAATGGCCTGGTGCTGATCTGTTCAATCTTTGGAGGCGACTTAGGCGTGCGAACGTGAACACTTTGGGCGGGGTTCTGTCAGCCTCCGCAGTCTCAATCGCGACGGTATGCGACAGCCTCGGGCGCAAGTCCGAGGTGTACGAGACGATCTGCATCCACCAGACGCAACGCGACGAAAGGTGTGTTGTCACGATGCCCGGCCCAGGCAGCAAACCATTTATTGGTCTCAGTGTTGTAGTTCGTGAGAAGTCGAACCTCGTCAAAATTCTGCTGACTGAGAAGGGTCTTTGTCGGCCCGAGATCATCAGGCTCTGAAGGTCCAGAGCGAATAGCCTCCAGGATCTTTTTTGCCCGAGATGCAGACGAAGCGGCGGCCAGTGCCCGCAGGTCACTATGCCCAATCCACTGCACCAATACTCGCTTTTCCGCCATCCGCACCACTCCCGTTGTGAAATCACAACGGGGAGTTGTACTTCACCGAGATTAATAGCTCAATCTGGGAAGGCTGGAGCAGCACAGGGGAGAAAGACTGCAATGATTAGAGGGTGCGGAAGAACGATCACTCAAGTCAGAGAGCTCACAACCCCGAATACTTGAGCGTCTAAGCTCAACCGCCGGCAATCATGATTTCGGTATCGTTGAGAAGCGTGCCCGTCTCGAACTGCACGTTTTTGAGCGCGACCATGTACTCGGTCACTGCGAGATAATAACGGACCTGTGCTTCACTGAGGCGTCGCTGGGTATCGAGCAGCTCGACCAGACTGATCGGCAGCCCCGCTTCGCGGTTGGCTTCGAGTGTATCGAGCGCATCCTTCGCTGCGAGATATCGATTTAAACTCGTTTCTGCCAGGGCATAGGAGCGGTCGGTTTCGGCGATAACACTTAGCAGATCATGGATAATCTGGCGCTCCTGCTCGCGCAGTAATGCTTGGTCCCTCGCGATCTGCAGCTTTGCGTGCTGGACGGCCGCGTGTGCTTGTCGAAATCCAACAGGCATTCGGAATTCCAGGCCACCCTGATACTCTTGAAATCGTGTGTCGCCGATCTCTTCAAACGCGGATCCCGTCCCAGCGAGATCGGATCCCAATCCACGAATTCGATATGTCGATGTCAGGTCGAGTGTGGGCAGTAGGAAGTTCTTTGCAGCAAGCAATTCCATTTCCCGCCGCTTGACGAGCAGTCGCTGTTCTTGCAACTCAGCTCTCATCCGGATGGCTTGAGCTGACAGGGAATCGGTATCAAAAATCACCGGGGCAGTGGTGGGTTCATCAACGGGCCGCAGCAGCACTCCATCGCTAACAGGCAGTCCGATCAGCAATCGTAAACGACGTTCGCTCGCCAGGACGCCGCCAACCCCTGAGAACGTACCGCCGGAAGTCGCGTTGTAAATTTGCGTCCGCTGCACCAATTTCCCAGCGACTGCATCTTGGTATTCGCCTTGAAATCGGTAGTACTGCTCTCGGGCGAGCGCTTCTGCAGAGCCACCACGGCGATTCGAGGTTTTCTGGGCATCATAGCTGCGCCAAGTGAGGCGACTTCGTTCGAGAGCCTCGGCCCGGGCGTCGACATCGCGATAAGCAAACGCAAGATCCCAGTAGGCGTTGGCCACGTTGCTAATGTAGTTTCGGGTATTACGGCGGAACACCGCGACCGACATGTCGTTGTTGGTTTTAGCAATCAACACGCCATTGTAGACGCCTGGCAGGGCAGCCGCCCCGGCAATGCGGTTGAACGTAAGTCCACCTCCACGCAACAACGGTTGACGGATCTCAGCTTGAAACTGAGACTGCCACGCGCTTGGAACGAGGTTTCCCGTCGCGTTGTTCGCGTCGTAATCCGTCACACTGCGAAGCGCCAACTCAGCCCCCGTGGCCGTTCGCTTGGAGGTTTGAAAAACGTAGTCGTGTAGATCTTGCTGGAAGGCGTTGGCCCCCCCGCCGAAGAATCGGTTATTGAACTGGCGATCGTTGTTCTGCCATTGTCCCATCGCATACAGCTGAGCGTCGAACGCGGAGAGAGCCGCCTCGATACCGAGCTGCGGGTTGGTTTGCACCAGAGGTAAGGTCTGCTGACTAGCGACTTGCTCGGGAGCTCGCAGCACGGTGGCGTTGAGATCTCGAAGCACCTCCGAATTGGACAGCGCGATTAAGATCGTTTCACGCAGCGTCAAGTCGCGATAGGCTGCATTTTCGAGTGAAGTGGCATCTCGGATTGTGATCGGGGGCAGCGGTGCGGTCGTCAGCGCAATCGCTTCGGCGGCTTGCCCAGGAGGAGCCCCAGCGTCAACATTGGCCATGATCGCGTCGACGCAGGCGGTATCATTGCCAACCGTTTCAGGCAAGCTCTTGACGGCGCGACACCCCAACAGCCCCGCGAAGGCCGATAATAAAGCACCGGTGACAAGGGACCATAGGACAATGGAGAACAGCGGCCAGCGATGCCGCGAATCACGCAGTCGACGGGCAGACTCGACTCCATCACCGGCCAGCATGACCGGGGGTGAATCGGACATCAGTCCGTCCCCTAGCGATTCCCGTAACCCTGTTGCTCTGCCAGGATTCGGTTGGCCGGTCGATTTCGATGATGCGATCAAAATGCTGCGTTATAGAGTCGATGTCCGACAGATGTCACAATCCGTACACCCGTCTTTATTCGACGATTCCCTACGACTGCATCCAGTGAAATCGTTACGAAACGACGCCTCACTGTGTTTCACACCGTGAAACTCGAACGCGTGTACAAGATTCAGACCCCTACCAGTTAAGATACGTCGATGAGTCACCCGCCCGACCCCAACGCCGATCGTCTCAGTGAACGTTTCGAACTCGCGTGGCTACGCGGTACCGACGCTTTAGCGGATCCCATCGTTCGCGCGCAAAGTCTGTGTGGCGAAATCTCGCGGGTGGTCGCAGCCGATCGGGTTAGCTTTGTAGTCAAGCATGGTCCTACGTCCCAAGTCGTTGCCACGTCGACGACTCCAGCGATCGATCCGCGCTCCTCGGAGGCTGGCTGGTTGAGACAACTCGCCGACGAGGTGTGCCGCACAGGCACCGACGTTCAGGTGGAACGACAGTCGATAGAGATGCCTTCGGACCTGACGGATGCGACCGAGACCTTGGCGATCCCAGTCACCGACCGTGACTCGATTGACAACATCGAGGCGGCAATCGTACTGCAACGCTACACATCCAAACCAAACTCACTCGCCGCATCACTGGCCAGCACGCGGCGCGAGATCGACGTGGCCGCGACGGAGGTTGCGTCCGCATTGCGGCAACGGGCTGCCAAATCGGAGCGGCGAGCCACGGCATGGTGGCGACACGCCCCCAATTGGAAGCGTCTCGCCGTGGTCGCTGGGATCGGCATTGGTTTCGCATTGCTACTCAGCATTCCTGTTCCGTTCCGACTGTCTGTTGAGGGGCGACTGGAGCCAGCCAAGTCGTTTGGCGTCTTCGCACCCGCCGCCGGTACGCTCGTAGAAATGCACGCGAGTGACGGTGATGTCGTTGCCCAAGGTGCCGCCTTAGCAGAACTTCGTAGTGTCGAGATCGACCTCCAGCAAGAACGTCTCGTCGGCGAACTCGCTGCTGCGGAAACTGAGCTCGCCACATTGCGATTGCGGCAATCCGACTCGGCCGCCGCTGAGTCTACCCATGCCTCATCAATGGGTCATTCACAGGATGCAGCCCAAAGCCGATCGCGCCAGATGGTACTTCGTTCCCGCATTCATTCTTTGCAAGCACAAGCCGACCTCATGAGTGAGGTCCGAGAATCCTTGACGATTCGAGCGTCAATCGATGGTCGCATCATTCTCCGCGACGAACAATCCGAGCTGGTTGGCCAAACGATCAGCCAGAGCCAGTGGTTGATGCAGCTCGCTGATTTAACTGCTGGATATGCTGCCATCATCGATCTACCTGAAAACGACGACGCTTACCTACGCCGGGTGCTCAATACCGAGCAGGCTAACCCGATCAGCGACTTGCGGTTACTGGCATCTCCCGATGTCCAGTTCAGTTGCAGGGTTGGCCGCGTTGCCGATACTGTCCAGCTGAATGAACGAGGCAAAGCCGTGATTGAAGTCATCATTCCCATCGATGTCCCTCTACCGGATGATGTGCACGTCGGAGCCACCGTGGTTGGGACGATTGAAGTGGGCCGTCGCTCGTTAGGCTTCATCTGGTTTCGCCCCTTCATTGAATTTCTCCGGAGTTACGGATGGTAAACATCAATCTAAAACGGGAATTCGTCAAGATATTCGATTCTGCGTCAATGGCGTTACGACGTATGAGCGATAAGCGCGGCTCGTGGTCTCTTCTCCCCCAAACCCGCGTTCGTATTCCAACGGCGAATCAAATGCGTGTTACGCAGCGAATTCAAGCGTGCTTGTTCCTGCTTCCACTCCTCTTCATTCACGTTCAAGCAGTCGCTCAGACTCCAGATTCCGCTGGCAGCATCGGCGGTCTCGTCGTTGTTCTGATGGACGAAGCGTCCATTGCTGCGGCGATCGAAGGATCAGTTAGTGAAGTTGTTGTTGGGGAGGGAGAGACCGTCAGTGCCGGCGACGTCATCATCCAACTTGATGATCGTAAGGCACAACTGGAGCAATCTTTGGCTCAGCAGGCTGCTGAGATCGCAACTCATCGACAGGTGGAGACAAGTGCAGTGGACGCCGCCAAGGTGGCTGTCGCCGAGCAGGAGCAAACGATCGCCGAGCATGAAATCCGGAGTGAACTTAATCGCCGCCGCGCCGCGAATGAACTCAAAATTCAAGCCGCCGAGAAAGCAGAGTTGGTCGCGAAGAATGAGTGGCAGCGGGCTGAATCCGCTCGCCAGAACTTTGTCGACGCTGTGTCTGAGTCTGAAATCGAAGGGCTACAACTCGCCTACGAGCGCTGCCAACTGGAGACTCGAGAAGCCATCTTTCAACTTGAGATGGCGGCGATCGACGTGCGGCTCGACCAAGCCATGGGCAAAACCCTGCAGTGGCAACTCGAGTCCGCCCGTGTGAGCCTGCACGCTGCGAAAGCGGCAAACGAAGTGCGAGCACTCGAAGCAAAAATCCAAGGTCTCAAATTGGACTTGGCACGCGTGGTCAGTGACGACCACCATTTGCAATCGCCCATCGACGGTACGGTTGTCTCGATCTCCGCGGGCGTGGGAGACTGGGTCCGCAGCGGACAGGTTATCGCGAGAATCATTGGTCGTGAACGCCTTCGGGCCGAAGGCTACGTGACGTCCGAACATGCCCACAGGCTGCGAAACGCGAACAGTGTGGTCGTCAGGGTCACCAACAGTGACGGCACCACAATCCAACGCGATGGTGTCCAGCGTTTCGTGAGCCCCGAGCTGGATGCCGTGACCGGGGAGGTCCGCATCTGGATTGAATTTGATAACCGCGACGGCAAAATCTATCCTGGATCGAAAGCCTCGGTGGAGGCTCGCTGATGTCCGTCCCCCGTTTGCAGTTACGCCCCGATCTCATCATGCGGCGAATCTCCCTGCGTGATCGCTGTGTGTGGGTCCTGAAAGACCCGCTGTCGAGGCGACTTCATTTCTTTGAGGAGGCCGAATTTGCGATCTTGCGTCGCCTGCGAAGCAGCGTCGCATTTGCCAACTTAGCAGCGTATTACCGCGATCGCCTGCCGCCAGCCGTCCTGGCTCAATTTCTCTCGTCTGCCACCAGGGCTGGCATTCTCGTCACAACCGATGGCGTCGCAGCATCGCCGGCATGGCGACCCGCGCCACCACCGACCCGAACCGCCTGGTGGAAAAACCCGCTGGTGATTCGATTGCCAGGCATCACCCCAGACCGCCATGCACTGTTCCAGCTGTCGGCAGGTCTTTTTACCCCCAGCGGACGCCCGCGCCGGGGCAGACCAGCGCAGCTCCATCGAGCGACAAGGGGCAGTGATGCAGCCACCGCTCGCCTCGCACCCGAACCACAACAGATCGATGACCTCCGCTCTGTAGCAGCAGTACCTGACACATTGCGAACTGAGCGTGGAACGACGGTCGCCATCATGACAGTCGTGGCAGCGATCATCTTTCTCGCTGCCCTGAGCATCATGCTGCGGCAACAGGACTTCATCGATGACTTAGCGAACGCAGGTTCGCATTTGGCGGCGCCGTTGGCGAAGTCAACCAGCCCGTGGGCGACCGGGCCCCTGGCTAGCACACTGCTAGTGTTTGCTTCCGCAATTGCCGTCACAAAAATATTTCACGAACTCGCCCACGCGTGGGTCTGCCACAGGCTCGGTGGCCGCTGCCGCGAGATCGGCGTCCTGCTGTTATTTGGAATCCCGTGCTTGTACTGCGATGTCAGTGACGCATGGCTGATGCCGCGACGCCGAGATCGAATCCTCGTGTCCGCTGCAGGGGTAATCGCCGAGTGGATGGTAGCCGCTGTTGCCGCGCTCGTGTGGGCGGCAACTCGGCCGGGATTGCTGCATGATGTCTCCACGCTGATCGTCGTGGTGGCGTCCGTCAATACGTTCTTGATCAATGCCAACCCGCTACTGCGGTATGACGGCTACTACATCCTTTCGGACGCCACTGGCGTACCGAATCTTGCTGACGAAGCAAACCTTGCGATCCGCCGCACCTGGTCAAACTGGTGCGGTACTCGGAGCGAAAGTCCTGCATCCGCATCGCCCCAGAAGTGGTTGGTTGCCTATGGTATCGCCAGTAACGCCTACCGCCTGTTCGTATTAGGCGTGATCGGTTGGGCGGTATTCTCGTTCCTGAAGGTTTCGATTGGCTACGGTGCCGCATTACCGATCGTACTCGTACTCGGGTTTACAGTATTGCGGCAGCGGTGGGCCAACCTCGTGATGAGTGGACCACGCGCGCACCAGTCTCACGACGCCCGTTGGGGAGGCGGCATTCTATCGGTCGCAATCCTGCTCGGCATACTCGTGTTGACCTTGGTCCCGCTACCCCATAGCGTGCGGGTTGGCAGTCTGATTCGTCCGCTTGGTGAGCGACCAATCTATCTCTCGACTGCGGGAATCTTGCTCCCGCAGGAAACGGAAACTCAGGTCCGCCTGGATGACTGGCGGTTACGAATAAAGGAGTTGGCGTCGCGGGGTCGCATCGCAGAACTGGAGTCAGAGTTGGCTGCCAGTCGCGTTGATCGCATCGACCACCCTTCACTATCGTTGATCCAACCGATCCTCGCCGATCAGATCGCCAGCGAGCAGGAGAATCACCGCACGCTGGTCAATCGTCTTGATCAGCTCTCCATCTCCATAGCTCCCCAGGAAAAACTTTTTGCGCCGCCGCTACGGCACGTCTCTCGACAAGAACAAATCGCAGGCCGCTGGGGTTGGACCGGTACGCCACTCCAACCAGCCAACGTCGGTGCGACGCTGGGCGAGGGCACGCTCCTCGGTCGTGTCGGCAGTCCTGATCGCCGTGTCGCCTCACTCTATGTCCCCGAACATACCATCGACGAAGTCCGGATCGGGCAATCAGTCATATTCGGATATGGCGGCTTACCCCGGGGATCGATTCGCGGGCGAGTTGCATCGATCTCAGCAGACCCCGTCGATA of the Allorhodopirellula heiligendammensis genome contains:
- a CDS encoding peptidase M50 gives rise to the protein MSVPRLQLRPDLIMRRISLRDRCVWVLKDPLSRRLHFFEEAEFAILRRLRSSVAFANLAAYYRDRLPPAVLAQFLSSATRAGILVTTDGVAASPAWRPAPPPTRTAWWKNPLVIRLPGITPDRHALFQLSAGLFTPSGRPRRGRPAQLHRATRGSDAATARLAPEPQQIDDLRSVAAVPDTLRTERGTTVAIMTVVAAIIFLAALSIMLRQQDFIDDLANAGSHLAAPLAKSTSPWATGPLASTLLVFASAIAVTKIFHELAHAWVCHRLGGRCREIGVLLLFGIPCLYCDVSDAWLMPRRRDRILVSAAGVIAEWMVAAVAALVWAATRPGLLHDVSTLIVVVASVNTFLINANPLLRYDGYYILSDATGVPNLADEANLAIRRTWSNWCGTRSESPASASPQKWLVAYGIASNAYRLFVLGVIGWAVFSFLKVSIGYGAALPIVLVLGFTVLRQRWANLVMSGPRAHQSHDARWGGGILSVAILLGILVLTLVPLPHSVRVGSLIRPLGERPIYLSTAGILLPQETETQVRLDDWRLRIKELASRGRIAELESELAASRVDRIDHPSLSLIQPILADQIASEQENHRTLVNRLDQLSISIAPQEKLFAPPLRHVSRQEQIAGRWGWTGTPLQPANVGATLGEGTLLGRVGSPDRRVASLYVPEHTIDEVRIGQSVIFGYGGLPRGSIRGRVASISADPVDSAPEEVLAAGWLGSDPIDRDSTMVGTVHYEVIVALESVSSKTTLPARLVTPARIRFPASSLWSRWRRWFQQ